In the genome of Cercospora beticola chromosome 2, complete sequence, one region contains:
- a CDS encoding uncharacterized protein (BUSCO:EOG09260T28) encodes MSSPPPVEDQARLLEDALQVVRQQTVQMRRCLETPGKLMDALKCASTLVSELRTSSLGPKQYYELYMSVFDALRHLSVYLRDSHPVNHLADLYELVQYAGNIVPRLYLMITVGTVYMGIEDAPVKEIMKDMMEMSRGVQHPVRGLFLRYYLSGQARDYLPEGDSAEGPEGNLQDSISFILTNFVEMNKLWVRLQHQGHSREREQRTKERQELQLLVGSNLVRLSQLVDMESYKNVILQPLLEQVVQCRDVLAQEYLLEVITQVFPDEYHLHTLDQLLAATARLNPHVNVKAIVIGLMDRLSAFAQREAEPKSEEERQKVEEESVSKLLEKLSMSKDVGSSEETKPAENGHNGDEASPRPSEDTAVASTADSEAPTETTAVGEGESTPQTNGKTKGIPGNVKLFEVFYEQVIHLVSVQRLPIQDITALLTSLINLATAIYPDRLDYVDQVLHYATKEVSRYQNSADLHSQASQQNILSLLLGPVKTYFSLFTALALPNYIPLFLQQPYPTRRNVAGEVIRSLLRNDTKITNMSHLESILSILSVLIKEGAQPSSGYPGGPIRRGAIETDETVEEQGWLARIVHLIKGPDNMTQFQLLQKIRQAFQEGNERTKYTSPAIITQSLKLARNFKRREHLSSDDYGVQSSALYKFMHTTLSSLYTRVSAQGVPDLVLRLFVSCGQVASQCENEDVAYEFFAQAFTVYEESISDSRSQFQAICIIAGALCGCSERFSRENYDTLITKAALHGSKLLKKPDQCRAVYLASHLWWAVEKVETEKADGKEPYRDGKRVLECLQRALRVADACMDTAVSVELFVEILNRYVYYFDQENDAVTTKYLNGLIELIHSNLSATAADTTGPNNASGLESPRKHFQRTLEYISSREYEGVETRPKGALGGGS; translated from the exons ATGTCCTCTCCGCCGCCCGTGGAAGACCAGGCCCGGCTGCTGGAGGATGCGCTGCAAGTTGTTCGCCAGCAGACGGTGCAGATGCGGAGATGTCTTGAGACTCCGGGCAAGCTGATGGATGCGCTCAAATGCGC CTCGACACTCGTCTCCGAATTACGAACGTCCAGTCTCGGTCCCAAACAGTACTATGAGCTGTACATGAGCGTCTTCGATGCCCTGCGCCACCTCTCCGTTTATCTACGCGATTCGCATCCCGTCAACCACCTCGCCGACCTCTATGAATTGGTCCAATATGCCGGAAACATTGTTCCACGTCTGTACCTCATGATCACTGTGGGGACAGTATACATGGGAATCGAAGATGCGCCTGTCAAGGAAATCATGAAAGatatgatggagatgagcaGAGGTGTACAGCATCCCGTCCGCGGCTTGTTCTTGCGATATTACCTGAGCGGGCAAGCACGAGACTATCTTCCTGAGGGCGATTCCGCTGAGGGACCGGAGGGAAACTTGCAGGATTCCATCTCGTTCATCTTGACGAATTTCGTTGAGATGAACAAGCTGTGGGTACGATTACAGCATCAGGGACATTCGAGAGAACGGGAACAGAGGACGAAAGAGAGACAAGAGCTGCAGCTGTTGGTCGGAAGCAATCTGGTGCGACTGTCTCAATTGGTGGACATGGAGAGTTACAAGAATGTGATTCTGCAGCCGCTCCTGGAGCAGGTGGTGCAATGTCGGGACGTTTTGGCTCAGGAGTACCTGCTCGAGGTGATTACTCAGGTCTTCCCGGATGAGTACCACTTGCACACACTGGATCAATTACTTGCGGCTACTGCGAGACTCAACCCGCATGTCAACGTCAAGGCAATCGTGATTGGATTGATGGATCGCTTGAGTGCGTTTGCGCAGAGGGAAGCGGAGCCCAagagtgaagaagagagacaGAAAGTGGAAGAGGAAAGCGTGAGCAAATTATTGGAGAAGCTGAGCATGTCCAAAGATGTCGGAAGCTCAGAAGAGACGAAGCCTGCGGAGAACGGCCACAACGGAGACGAGGCATCACCGCGGCCGAGCGAAGACACTGCGGTTGCATCAACAGCCGATTCAGAAGCACCGACAGAGACGACTGCCGTTGGCGAAGGCGAATCAACACCACAGACCAATGGCAAGACGAAAGGGATACCAGGAAATGTCAAGCTATTCGAAGTGTTCTACGAGCAAGTCATACACCTCGTCAGCGTGCAGAGACTTCCTATCCAGGACATCACAGCACTGCTCACCTCGCTCATCAACTTGGCAACTGCCATCTACCCGGACCGACTTGACTACGTTGACCAAGTTTTGCATTACGCCACGAAGGAAGTCTCAAGATACCAAAATTCTGCCGATCTGCATTCACAAGCCTCGCAACAGAACATCCTCAGTCTGCTCCTTGGACCAGTCAAGACGTATTTTTCGCTCTTTACCGCCCTTGCACTGCCAAACTACATTCCACTATTCCTGCAACAACCGTATCCTACACGGCGGAACGTCGCCGGGGAAGTGATCAGGAGTCTACTGCGAAATGACACAAAGATTACAAACATGTCGCATCTGGAAAGCATATTATCAATACTATCAGTCCTAATCAAAGAAGGCGCGCAACCATCATCGGGATACCCGGGTGGGCCTATCCGCAGAGGAGCGATCGAAACGGACGAAACGGTAGAAGAACAAGGCTGGCTCGCGCGGATAGTGCATCTCATCAAAGGACCCGACAATATGACCCAGTTCCAATTACTGCAAAAGATACGACAAGCATTCCAGGAAGGAAACGAGCGAACGAAGTATACATCACCGGCAATAATAACACAGTCACTCAAGCTTGCGCGGAACTTCAAGCGACGAGAACACCTTTCATCAGACGACTATGGCGTACAGTCGAGCGCCTTGTACAAATTCATGCACACAACATTATCGTCGCTGTACACTCGTGTCTCTGCACAGGGGGTGCCGGATCTCGTGTTGAGGTTGTTCGTCTCTTGCGGGCAAGTGGCGAGTCAATGCGAGAATGAGGATGTTGCATATGAGTTCTTCGCGCAAGCTTTCACTGTTTACGAGGAGTCAATATCGGATTCGAGGTCGCAGTTCCAGGCCATTTGTATCATTGCTGGCGCGCTTTGTGGCTGCTCAGAGCGCTTCAGCAGGGAGAACTACGACACGCTCATCACGAAGGCGGCGCTGCACGGCAGTAAGTTGTTAAAGAAGCCGGATCAGTGTCGCGCTGTATATCTCGCTTCCCATCTCTGGTGGGCGGTGGAGAAGGTGGAGACTGAGAAGGCGGACGGGAAAGAG CCTTACCGCGATGGCAAACGCGTACTCGAATGCCTTCAACGCGCCCTTCGCGTAGCCGATGCATGCATGGACACTGCCGTCTCCGTTGAACTCTTCGTGGAAATCCTGAACCGATACGTGTACTACTTTGACCAAGAAAACGATGCCGTGACAACGAAATACCTCAACGGCCTGATCGAACTCATCCACTCGAATCTGAGCGCTACCGCGGCCGACACCACTGGGCCGAATAACGCCAGCGGACTGGAAAGCCCGAGGAAACATTTCCAGAGGACACTGGAATACATTTCTAGCCGTGAGTATGAGGGTGTGGAGACGAGGCCGAAAGGGGCCTTGGGTGGTGGGAGTTGA
- a CDS encoding mitochondrial 54S ribosomal protein mL40: MSLLRQTYTTPLSRTTTILPRTSIQQQQPQLYLRPFSSTPSNLKKKSGPQKRDARITAIRYFLHHPLTPRPLRLSRTRYLRHWTIHRAWQRYQDKLKRERQLELERQYNSMAEACEQLRLIDGEGMTHEERIKYGQKPLTQAKEEGGKGPSEEDVLRAREGRLYRLAMKKDEIWDGVPIEYARIQTETPAREGWNHGWTR; encoded by the coding sequence ATGTCGCTCCTCCGCCAAACATACACAACACCGCTCTCACGAACAACCACAATCCTTCCCAGGACCTCaatacaacaacaacaaccacaactCTACCTCCGCCCCTTCTCCTCCACCCCATCAAACCTCAAAAAGAAATCCGGCCCCCAAAAACGCGACGCCCGAATAACCGCAATCCGCTacttcctccaccaccctcTAACCCCTCGTCCCCTCCGCCTCAGCCGTACGCGCTACCTCCGCCACTGGACAATCCACCGCGCCTGGCAACGCTACCAAGACAAACTCAAACGCGAACGCCAACTCGAACTCGAACGACAATACAACAGCATGGCCGAAGCCTGCGAGCAATTGCGACTCATCGATGGCGAAGGCATGACTCATGAGGAAAGGATCAAATACGGACAGAAACCGTTGACGCAAGCGAAAGAAGAGGGAGGGAAAGGGCCGAGTGAGGAGGATGTTTTGAGGGCGAGGGAGGGGAGGTTGTATAGGCTTGCGATGAAGAAGGATGAGATTTGGGATGGGGTTCCGATTGAATATGCGAGGATTCAGACGGAGACACCGGCGAGGGAGGGGTGGAATCATGGGTGGACGAGATAG
- a CDS encoding uncharacterized protein (BUSCO:EOG092621YU): protein MAPGVFDTKGSMATAIVEAVKDFPRPENYGDFTYGTAGFRTKGDVLDHVMLGVALIGILRSKKLAGQTIGVMITASHNKAEDNGVKLVDPMGEMLEQEWEKWATYIVNGKTPEETMHAFAQIVKQFNIDMDKPARVIYGRDTRPSGARLVKAVEAGLKATNAEYKDFGILTTPQLHYLVRATNTANDANPYGEISEQGYYKKLSTAFATVMKYAKASSPVTVDCANGVGAPKLQELLKHLPSEKETGLNVTVKNDQIENAEVLNKDCGADFVKTGQKVPAGFTGKPFDRWASFDGDADRIVYYFVEEGNIFRLLDGDRIATLAASFLGELVEKSGLSEKIKIGVVQTAYANGASSKYITERLKLKSVFTPTGVKHLHHEAARYDIGVYFEANGHGTILFSNNALRTIYKQEPQSPAQLENLEILQGLTELINQTVGDAISDFLLVEAILAHKEWTVKEWLATYTDMPNKLAKQIVKDRSLFKTVPGTAEQKLAEPAGLQEKIDAEVAKYKNGRCFVRASGTEDAVRIYGEASEAYDVDHMVQSVAGLVVSKSEGH from the coding sequence ATGGCACCAGGCGTATTCGACACCAAAGGCAGCATGGCCACGGCCATTGTCGAAGCTGTCAAGGACTTTCCTCGTCCCGAGAACTATGGCGACTTCACCTACGGCACTGCTGGCTTCCGTACCAAAGGCGACGTGCTGGATCATGTCATGCTGGGCGTAGCTCTCATCGGAATCCTCCGCTCGAAAAAACTCGCAGGCCAGACCATTGGCGTCATGATTACTGCTTCACACAACAAGGCTGAGGACAATGGCGTGAAATTGGTTGATCCAATGGGAGAGATGCTGGAGCAAGAGTGGGAGAAGTGGGCCACGTACATTGTGAATGGCAAGACACCGGAGGAGACGATGCATGCTTTCGCTCAGATTGTCAAGCAGTTCAACATTGATATGGATAAGCCTGCACGAGTGATATATGGACGAGACACAAGACCTTCGGGAGCACGATTGGTGAAGGCAGTCGAGGCTGGTTTGAAAGCGACCAATGCAGAGTACAAGGACTTTGGCATCCTGACGACACCACAATTGCACTACCTTGTTCGCGCTACGAACACCGCCAACGATGCCAACCCATACGGCGAGATCTCGGAGCAAGGTTACTACAAAAAGCTCTCTACCGCTTTTGCGACTGTCATGAAATACGCCAAGGCATCAAGTCCAGTCACAGTGGACTGCGCCAACGGCGTGGGAGCTCCAaagctgcaagagctgctcaAGCACCTGCCATCAGAGAAAGAGACGGGATTGAATGTCACTGTCAAGAACGATCAGATCGAGAACGCTGAAGTGCTGAACAAGGATTGTGGAGCCGACTTTGTCAAGACCGGGCAAAAGGTCCCAGCTGGATTCACAGGCAAACCGTTTGACCGATGGGCATCATTTGACGGCGACGCAGATCGTATCGTGTACTATTTTGTCGAAGAGGGTAACATTTTCCGACTACTCGACGGCGACCGCATCGCGACGCTCGCGGCCTCTTTCCTTGGTGAGCTTGTCGAGAAGTCCGGCCTGTcagagaagatcaagattGGCGTGGTACAGACTGCTTACGCAAACGGAGCTTCATCAAAATACATTACCGAGCGTCTGAAGCTCAAGTCCGTCTTTACACCTACTGGCGTCAAGCACCTGCACCACGAAGCTGCACGATACGATATTGGAGTCTACTTCGAGGCCAATGGGCACGGCACAATCCTGTTCAGCAACAACGCTCTGCGAACAATCTACAAGCAGGAACCACAGTCTCCTGCCCAGCTTGAGAACCTTGAAATCCTGCAAGGCCTGACTGAGCTGATCAACCAAACCGTCGGCGACGCCATCTCCGACTTCCTCCTCGTGGAAGCTATTCTCGCGCACAAAGAGTGGACAGTCAAAGAATGGCTGGCGACTTACACCGACATGCCTAACAAACTCGCCAAGCAGATCGTCAAGGACCGTTCCCTCTTCAAGACTGTGCCTGGTACTGCCGAGCAGAAACTTGCGGAGCCTGCAGGTCTGCAAGAGAAGATTGATGCTGAGGTGGCCAAATACAAGAATGGGCGATGCTTCGTCCGCGCTTCCGGGACCGAAGATGCTGTCCGAATCTATGGCGAGGCTAGTGAGGCGTATGATGTGGATCACATGGTCCAATCTGTTGCCGGACTTGTCGTATCGAAGAGCGAAGGACACTAA